Proteins found in one Methylobacter sp. S3L5C genomic segment:
- a CDS encoding saccharopine dehydrogenase family protein encodes MKKNVMIIGAGGVAHVAAHKAAMNNDILGDICIASRTQAKCDAIIESITRKEHLKDPAGRLYSAQLDALDIAATVKLIKKSKTKIVINLGSAFINMSVLEACIEAGVAYIDTAIHEDPDKVCEEPPWYANYEWKRKDICKEKGVTAILGAGFDPGVVNAYCALAAKRFFDKIDTIDILDVNAGSHGKYFSTNFDPEINFREFVKVWTWIDKQWQEYPTHSVKREYDFPVVGKQPVYLNGHDELHSLSKNIDANSIRFWMGFGDHYINVFTVLRTLGFLSHLPVTLTTGQEVVPLKVVKALLPDPMTLAPGYTGNTCIGTFVKGWKEGQKREILIYQVSDHKQCYEEVESQGISYTAGVPPIAAAILVVTGAWDVKKMVNVEELDPEPFLEILDRIGLLTEIKEIKPDSKYSFDGTVGALEKELSNSTATVTVSAANPMIALSPGKSAKAKHSKDKADSDKVDSDKAKKSHKKKSK; translated from the coding sequence ATGAAGAAGAACGTAATGATTATAGGAGCTGGCGGAGTCGCCCACGTTGCCGCTCACAAAGCAGCAATGAATAATGATATTCTTGGCGACATTTGCATTGCATCGCGAACTCAAGCTAAATGTGATGCAATCATTGAAAGCATAACCCGAAAGGAGCATCTTAAAGATCCTGCCGGTCGGCTCTATTCAGCCCAGCTCGATGCCTTGGACATTGCTGCCACAGTGAAGCTGATAAAAAAGAGCAAAACGAAGATCGTGATCAACCTTGGCTCAGCCTTTATTAATATGTCAGTGCTGGAAGCGTGCATTGAGGCTGGAGTGGCTTATATAGATACAGCCATTCATGAAGACCCTGACAAGGTCTGTGAAGAGCCACCCTGGTATGCCAATTATGAGTGGAAGCGTAAGGACATCTGTAAAGAGAAAGGAGTGACGGCAATACTGGGTGCCGGTTTTGATCCGGGTGTTGTTAATGCTTATTGCGCACTGGCTGCCAAACGCTTTTTCGATAAGATTGATACGATAGATATTTTGGATGTCAATGCCGGCAGTCACGGTAAATATTTTTCCACCAACTTTGATCCGGAGATCAATTTTCGGGAATTCGTCAAGGTCTGGACATGGATCGACAAGCAGTGGCAGGAGTATCCTACCCATTCTGTAAAGCGGGAATATGATTTTCCTGTGGTCGGAAAGCAGCCGGTCTACCTGAACGGTCATGACGAACTGCATTCGCTGTCAAAAAATATTGATGCCAACAGTATCCGTTTCTGGATGGGTTTCGGCGACCATTATATTAACGTATTTACCGTGCTCCGTACCCTTGGCTTTCTCTCTCATCTGCCGGTGACATTGACTACCGGTCAGGAAGTTGTCCCTCTTAAGGTTGTCAAGGCACTGCTACCTGACCCGATGACGCTTGCTCCCGGTTATACTGGGAATACTTGCATCGGCACCTTTGTAAAGGGTTGGAAGGAAGGCCAAAAGCGCGAGATTTTGATCTATCAGGTATCGGATCATAAACAATGTTACGAAGAAGTCGAGTCTCAGGGGATAAGTTACACAGCAGGTGTGCCACCCATTGCCGCCGCCATACTGGTTGTAACTGGTGCCTGGGATGTGAAGAAGATGGTTAATGTTGAGGAGCTAGATCCTGAGCCGTTTCTCGAAATTCTTGATCGCATCGGTCTGCTTACCGAGATAAAGGAAATCAAGCCTGACAGCAAGTATTCATTCGATGGAACCGTCGGGGCTCTTGAGAAAGAGCTTTCAAATTCGACAGCCACAGTCACCGTTTCAGCTGCGAATCCGATGATTGCGCTTTCTCCCGGTAAGTCGGCCAAAGCAAAGCATTCGAAAGATAAAGCAGATTCCGACAAAGTGGATTCAGACAAAGCGAAAAAGTCGCATAAGAAAAAATCCAAATAG
- the nspC gene encoding carboxynorspermidine decarboxylase — MDGNIGLRKPNFSDLTGLTNAANDFIVRQAYRFSARLKMTQLRTPYYLIDEVRLQKNLEIIQYLRDESGVKSVLALKCFSTWCVFDLMRQYMDGTTSSSLFEARLGREKFGKEVHAYSVAYSAEEVEAVVKIADKVIFNSVSQLNTYHHCLKGLRVGLRVNPGISYSHFELADPACRYSRLGVINEHELHGVANLISGIMFHFNCENDDIDNIASTIEQIGIKYASILKMMTWVSLGGGIHFTKEGYPLERFCQVLKDFSKKYGVQVYLEPGEAAVTSSTELVTTVLDIVHNEVDIAIVDAAVEAHMLDHLIYRTSPRISSPGPGSKQIVIAGRSCLAGDLFGSYQLETALKVGDEVRIADAAGYTMVKKNWFNGVAMPSIVVRRLNGTVDIVRRFEYKDYLGNLS; from the coding sequence GAGACTGAAGATGACGCAACTGCGAACCCCGTACTATCTTATTGACGAAGTCAGGCTGCAAAAAAACCTCGAAATCATACAATACCTACGCGATGAATCCGGTGTCAAGTCAGTACTAGCATTGAAATGCTTTTCAACTTGGTGCGTGTTTGATTTGATGCGTCAGTACATGGATGGAACAACGAGTAGCTCGCTTTTCGAGGCGCGACTTGGGCGCGAGAAATTTGGTAAGGAGGTGCATGCCTACAGCGTTGCTTACTCTGCTGAAGAAGTTGAAGCGGTGGTCAAGATTGCCGATAAAGTGATATTTAATTCCGTCTCTCAACTCAATACCTATCACCACTGCTTAAAAGGCTTGAGAGTCGGACTTCGGGTTAATCCGGGGATTAGTTACTCCCACTTTGAGCTGGCTGATCCGGCGTGCAGATATTCACGGCTGGGAGTTATTAATGAACATGAACTTCATGGGGTAGCCAACCTGATCAGCGGGATAATGTTCCATTTTAATTGCGAAAACGACGATATTGACAACATTGCCTCTACTATAGAGCAGATCGGCATAAAGTACGCTTCGATACTGAAAATGATGACGTGGGTCAGTCTTGGTGGCGGTATACATTTTACGAAAGAGGGATATCCGCTGGAAAGATTCTGTCAGGTTTTGAAAGATTTCAGTAAAAAATATGGTGTACAGGTCTATCTTGAACCGGGCGAGGCAGCCGTCACCAGTAGTACTGAACTGGTAACTACGGTGCTCGATATAGTCCATAATGAAGTTGATATTGCGATCGTTGATGCCGCTGTCGAAGCGCATATGTTGGATCACTTGATATACCGGACTAGTCCGAGAATTTCATCTCCAGGCCCCGGAAGCAAGCAAATTGTAATCGCTGGTCGGTCATGTCTGGCTGGCGACTTGTTTGGTAGTTACCAACTCGAAACTGCGCTTAAAGTTGGTGATGAAGTACGCATTGCTGATGCCGCTGGCTATACGATGGTAAAGAAAAACTGGTTTAACGGGGTTGCTATGCCTTCTATTGTGGTTCGACGCCTAAATGGCACGGTAGATATTGTGCGTCGTTTTGAATATAAAGATTATTTAGGCAATTTATCATAA
- a CDS encoding LapD/MoxY N-terminal periplasmic domain-containing protein gives MSLSKQLLILISALFLILFSVNFVLSVKNIKTYLEGESQSHAQDTATSLGLSLSPYMMDTSDPVIKTMVSAIFDMGYYQEIRLVDASNKELISLTNGKSVDGVPSWFISYLPMPLIIAQSEISYNWMIRGVVYVTINPSFAYSKLYQQAKTSFYYSLMIFSVSIVFLVLLLQITLSSLKRINDCALHIAEGHFETIENLPWTTEVKNITISINKMSKKIEKTIVALNSKLDKMGASLLRDDLTGLYKKSVFETDIMNLMMAYSPAYLILIRVDSLSDLARERGNDNIDELLQAVAEKLKSSAEQHSDSLMKVYRFYGGEFAMLIKNSNSDQIESIARVLSSDFTELGEKYTRSGLAHIGIAPVNSIGTPESILESAHEAYEQARLIGPNSYYIRSDESFARDIFAWKELVYSCIDNAEYSLSYVGQITSFQTEQLVMEEAFTQVHDKNGQLVAIGPFISIAEKLAKIIDLDKGVINKVLDYIFNAQISHAVAVNLATDTIKNIGFRLWLEKLIKNNPLVTRQLIFSFSAYAVAQDLETYVDFIDVVHQWGGRVMIKRFESQSMPPELTKKLSPDFIRLAREIGNGISLSEKKYQFVQAIQQMGVLLDITVLAENVQAENDYLFLKTIGIAGASR, from the coding sequence ATGTCCTTATCAAAACAACTGTTAATATTAATTTCAGCCTTATTTTTAATACTTTTTAGCGTCAATTTTGTATTAAGTGTCAAAAATATCAAGACTTATCTGGAAGGCGAATCGCAAAGTCATGCCCAAGATACGGCAACTTCTTTAGGTTTGTCGCTAAGTCCCTACATGATGGATACTAGTGATCCAGTAATAAAAACAATGGTTAGCGCCATTTTCGATATGGGGTATTATCAGGAAATTCGTCTGGTCGATGCCAGTAATAAAGAGCTGATCTCTTTGACTAATGGTAAAAGCGTTGACGGGGTACCAAGTTGGTTTATCAGTTATTTACCGATGCCTTTAATTATTGCGCAAAGCGAAATCAGTTACAACTGGATGATACGCGGCGTTGTGTACGTCACCATAAACCCCTCTTTTGCTTATAGTAAACTCTATCAACAGGCTAAAACTTCGTTTTACTATTCGTTAATGATTTTTTCTGTATCGATTGTCTTTTTAGTGTTGTTATTGCAAATAACATTATCATCATTAAAAAGAATTAATGACTGTGCGTTACATATTGCTGAAGGCCATTTTGAAACTATAGAAAACTTGCCATGGACTACTGAAGTAAAAAATATCACCATATCGATCAATAAGATGTCGAAAAAAATAGAGAAAACCATTGTTGCTCTTAACAGCAAATTAGACAAAATGGGTGCAAGTCTATTGCGTGACGATTTAACCGGGCTTTATAAAAAATCGGTATTCGAAACGGATATTATGAATTTAATGATGGCTTATAGTCCGGCTTATTTGATATTAATCAGAGTGGATAGTCTGTCTGATCTTGCCAGAGAGAGAGGTAACGATAATATTGACGAACTTCTGCAAGCAGTTGCCGAAAAATTGAAAAGTTCGGCAGAACAACACTCAGATAGCCTAATGAAAGTTTACCGTTTTTATGGTGGCGAATTTGCAATGTTGATCAAGAACAGCAATAGTGACCAGATTGAATCAATCGCCAGAGTATTAAGCAGCGATTTTACGGAACTTGGCGAAAAATATACCAGGTCTGGCCTGGCGCATATCGGTATAGCACCTGTTAATTCAATAGGTACTCCTGAAAGTATACTGGAGTCTGCTCATGAGGCTTATGAACAGGCACGATTAATCGGCCCAAACAGCTATTACATTCGTTCGGATGAGAGCTTTGCCAGAGACATTTTTGCCTGGAAGGAATTGGTTTATAGCTGTATTGATAATGCCGAATATTCGTTGTCTTATGTTGGTCAAATTACCAGTTTTCAAACTGAACAACTTGTCATGGAAGAAGCTTTTACTCAAGTGCATGACAAGAACGGCCAATTAGTCGCTATTGGACCTTTTATTTCAATTGCCGAGAAACTCGCTAAAATTATCGATCTGGATAAAGGCGTAATTAATAAGGTGCTGGACTATATCTTTAACGCTCAGATTTCGCATGCTGTTGCTGTTAACTTGGCAACGGACACCATCAAAAATATCGGTTTTCGCCTTTGGCTGGAAAAGCTTATTAAAAATAATCCATTGGTAACCCGACAACTGATATTCAGTTTTTCAGCGTATGCAGTAGCACAAGATTTGGAAACCTATGTTGATTTTATTGATGTGGTACATCAATGGGGCGGCAGGGTGATGATTAAGCGCTTTGAAAGTCAATCAATGCCACCTGAACTTACAAAAAAACTCAGCCCTGATTTTATTCGGCTTGCAAGAGAAATTGGTAACGGTATCAGTTTGTCCGAGAAAAAATACCAGTTTGTTCAGGCTATCCAACAAATGGGAGTATTGCTGGATATTACGGTATTGGCTGAAAATGTTCAGGCTGAAAACGACTATCTTTTTTTAAAGACAATAGGAATTGCAGGTGCCAGCCGTTAA